One window from the genome of Rhodopseudomonas sp. P2A-2r encodes:
- a CDS encoding DUF4384 domain-containing protein has product MMSRLSLRGLQALWVMIPLCAGHAHAATGSGSVQRAHLTGQDLPSQRGQRGPAYSGILVVETPAAQQQAAATNVSLEMIASRPIEVGSKVTFRITARKPGYLLLVDIDASGKMTQIFPNPELLSQLDNTDMNVLKPGETLVLPTAAAAARGFQYIISPPTGAAAVIAILSEKRVQLLDLPDLPHRLETDTDIANYVEKWINELRIPDTATGKLGANSWWLDVKSYVIK; this is encoded by the coding sequence ATGATGTCGCGATTAAGCCTGCGTGGATTGCAAGCCCTGTGGGTTATGATCCCGCTATGCGCCGGTCACGCCCACGCAGCGACCGGTTCCGGTTCCGTCCAGCGCGCGCATCTAACCGGACAGGACTTACCATCGCAGCGAGGTCAACGCGGACCCGCCTATTCAGGCATTCTGGTGGTGGAAACGCCAGCGGCGCAACAACAGGCGGCTGCAACCAATGTAAGCCTCGAAATGATCGCCAGCCGTCCGATCGAGGTCGGTTCGAAGGTCACTTTCCGCATCACAGCCAGGAAGCCGGGCTATCTGCTGTTGGTAGACATCGACGCGTCCGGAAAGATGACACAGATATTTCCGAACCCCGAGCTGCTCTCACAGCTCGACAATACAGACATGAACGTCCTCAAGCCTGGTGAGACCCTGGTCCTGCCAACAGCCGCGGCGGCGGCCCGCGGCTTTCAGTACATCATCTCCCCACCAACAGGAGCTGCTGCCGTCATTGCCATCCTGAGCGAGAAGCGTGTGCAACTTCTTGACCTGCCCGACCTTCCTCATCGGCTCGAGACGGACACAGATATCGCGAACTACGTGGAAAAATGGATCAACGAACTTCGAATTCCCGACACCGCAACCGGCAAACTGGGCGCAAACAGCTGGTGGCTCGACGTTAAATCCTATGTGATCAAATAG
- the tssH gene encoding type VI secretion system ATPase TssH, with product MTDISLETVAGKLNRVAYEAFFKALRQAKGAGNRNVELAHWMSHILQSEQTDIGLTANHFKINPARLSTDIGAALNGFRKNETEMPAVSNTVMDLLDRGWHYATLFFGETQIRTGHILVGALQSRELRRAFTELSSEFAKVSVDVLTAEYRAIWAGSSEENLRPMDGSGLVAGGSSDTTSQKGTTALDRFSQDLIARAKSGDMDPILGRDEEIRQIIDVLMRRRQNNPILTGEAGVGKTAVVEGFAQRIAAGTVPSPLRGVRLCALDIGLMQAGASMKGEFEQRLRSVIDEVQQSPIPIILFVDEAHTLIGAGGNAGTGDAANLLKPALARGTLRTIAATTWSEYRQYIEKDPALTRRFQPIQIGEPDVGKCCDMLRGMLGPMERHHKVRISDAAIVAAVNLSHRYIPTRQLPDKAVSLLDTAAARVAISQSGIPAAIEDQAATISSREAEKAALITDQDLGAQDQGRIAAIDAEIATLKESLAVLEADWATERALVGEIRSLRDILYPPAEPSPATNAPELSPAAAVGDEETRTRLREKVDALESRDPEHRMIYAHVDAQVVASVVSDWTGIPVGRMVKDDIENVLRLPEILNRRVVGQSHGLAMIARRIETNRAKLDNPNKPIGVFMLCGPSGVGKTETALALAEALYGGEQNMITINMSEFQEAHTVSSLKGAPPGYVGYGEGGRLTEGVRRKPYSVILLDEVEKAHPDVHEIFFQVFDKGFMDDGNGRRIDFKNTLIILTTNVGTNLIMGLSADPKYRDDSEALAQELRPELLKIFPAALLGRIVSIPYYPLSNKMLGGITRLQLDRIGRRVRENHDANFSYSDAVVDRIVSLCNDPDSGGRMIDNIINNSILPALSREFLKHALSKEKLKDVEITVENDDFSHGWK from the coding sequence ATGACCGATATCAGTCTGGAAACCGTCGCGGGCAAACTCAACCGTGTGGCTTATGAGGCCTTCTTCAAGGCCTTGCGTCAGGCCAAGGGGGCCGGCAACCGAAACGTCGAACTGGCTCACTGGATGTCCCACATCCTGCAGAGCGAGCAGACCGATATCGGCCTCACCGCAAACCACTTCAAGATCAACCCGGCCAGATTGTCGACCGACATCGGCGCCGCGCTCAACGGCTTTCGCAAGAACGAAACCGAAATGCCGGCGGTCTCCAATACCGTCATGGACCTGCTCGATCGTGGCTGGCACTACGCCACCCTGTTTTTCGGCGAAACGCAGATCCGTACCGGCCACATCCTCGTCGGCGCCCTGCAATCCCGAGAACTCCGCCGCGCCTTCACCGAACTCTCATCCGAATTCGCCAAGGTCTCGGTCGACGTCCTGACGGCTGAATACAGGGCCATATGGGCGGGATCGTCGGAAGAAAATCTCCGGCCGATGGACGGATCGGGACTGGTCGCCGGCGGCAGCTCCGATACGACCTCGCAAAAAGGCACCACCGCACTCGACCGATTTTCGCAGGACCTGATCGCGCGGGCAAAATCGGGGGACATGGATCCGATCCTTGGGCGTGACGAGGAGATTCGCCAGATCATCGACGTGTTGATGCGACGACGCCAGAACAATCCGATCCTGACCGGCGAGGCAGGCGTCGGCAAGACCGCGGTCGTGGAGGGATTTGCCCAGCGGATCGCCGCCGGAACCGTACCCTCGCCGCTCCGCGGCGTCCGGCTCTGCGCGCTGGATATCGGATTGATGCAGGCCGGCGCCTCCATGAAGGGTGAATTCGAGCAACGGCTGCGCTCCGTGATCGACGAGGTTCAACAATCGCCGATTCCGATCATCCTTTTCGTGGACGAAGCCCATACGCTGATAGGCGCTGGCGGCAACGCCGGTACCGGTGACGCCGCCAACCTGCTTAAACCCGCGCTGGCCCGGGGCACGCTTCGCACCATCGCGGCGACGACCTGGTCGGAATACCGCCAGTATATCGAGAAGGACCCGGCGCTGACGCGTCGTTTCCAGCCGATCCAGATCGGCGAGCCCGATGTCGGCAAATGCTGCGACATGTTGCGCGGCATGCTCGGCCCGATGGAGAGGCACCACAAGGTACGGATCTCCGATGCTGCCATCGTCGCTGCCGTGAACCTGTCGCACCGCTATATTCCGACACGGCAACTGCCGGACAAGGCTGTCAGCCTTCTGGATACCGCCGCAGCGCGAGTGGCGATCAGCCAGAGCGGCATTCCCGCGGCGATCGAAGATCAGGCCGCGACGATTTCGTCCCGCGAGGCCGAGAAGGCCGCGCTGATCACCGATCAGGACCTCGGGGCGCAGGACCAAGGCAGGATTGCCGCAATCGACGCCGAGATCGCAACTCTGAAAGAATCCCTTGCGGTCCTCGAAGCCGACTGGGCAACCGAACGCGCGCTGGTGGGGGAGATTCGCAGCCTGCGCGATATTCTCTATCCGCCGGCAGAGCCGTCACCGGCTACAAACGCGCCGGAACTTAGCCCGGCCGCCGCGGTCGGTGACGAGGAAACCCGCACGCGGCTTCGGGAAAAGGTCGATGCGCTGGAATCGCGGGATCCGGAGCACAGAATGATCTACGCACATGTCGATGCGCAGGTCGTAGCGTCGGTCGTGTCCGATTGGACCGGTATACCTGTCGGCCGGATGGTCAAGGACGATATCGAGAACGTGCTGCGCCTTCCTGAAATTCTCAACAGGCGCGTTGTCGGGCAATCGCACGGCCTCGCCATGATCGCACGCCGTATCGAGACCAATCGCGCCAAGCTCGACAACCCGAACAAGCCGATCGGCGTCTTCATGCTGTGCGGTCCCTCCGGCGTCGGCAAGACAGAGACCGCGCTCGCTCTCGCGGAAGCGCTCTACGGCGGCGAGCAGAACATGATCACCATCAACATGTCGGAATTCCAGGAGGCGCATACCGTATCGTCGCTGAAAGGCGCCCCGCCCGGTTATGTCGGCTACGGCGAGGGTGGCCGGTTGACGGAAGGCGTTCGCCGCAAGCCATACAGCGTGATCCTGCTCGACGAGGTGGAGAAAGCCCATCCCGACGTACACGAGATTTTCTTCCAGGTTTTCGACAAGGGCTTCATGGATGACGGCAACGGCCGACGGATCGATTTCAAGAACACCTTGATCATCCTGACGACCAACGTCGGTACCAATCTGATCATGGGACTGTCCGCCGATCCCAAATATCGCGACGATTCGGAGGCGCTGGCGCAGGAACTGCGTCCAGAGCTGTTGAAGATCTTTCCTGCGGCTCTGCTCGGCCGCATCGTCTCGATCCCGTATTACCCGCTGTCCAACAAGATGCTGGGCGGCATCACCAGGTTGCAACTCGACCGGATCGGTCGGCGTGTACGCGAAAACCACGACGCGAACTTCAGCTACAGCGACGCCGTGGTCGATCGCATCGTCTCGCTGTGCAACGATCCCGATTCCGGCGGGCGGATGATCGACAATATCATCAACAATTCGATCCTGCCGGCGCTTTCGCGCGAATTCCTCAAGCATGCCCTGAGCAAGGAAAAGCTGAAGGATGTCGAGATCACCGTCGAGAATGACGATTTTTCCCATGGCTGGAAGTGA
- a CDS encoding caspase family protein, translating into MNRSAAFAVAALMWFSTGQVWATGGISIASPGGGSVHGLVIGIDAYQQVRPLKGAVADARDVEASLKGMGVTDVTVLVDAQASRAAVLREMNALLQRTKSNDVIFLSIAGHGAQEPERIKGSEPDGMENVFLLPDFAPTAAGSVQRILASEFNHFIKQFEMRGAKVVFVADTCHGGGMAREIDPRAEEMSFRQVPRYTLLVDKLQPVSDKSDPRSEFDFDRTAFLAAVDRSTKAPEVRIPGISGLRGALSYAVARAIEGGADTNHDGRITVSELFANVRQVVYQLSDQRQNIVTVTSPGQSPDSDVVFDLTRGVVLMQAPNSPLHPPMQLLHRRLGPRAARRQRLHTGTHRSADPACSSGWLDISAAGCEVTRRHDRIRSTN; encoded by the coding sequence ATGAACAGATCTGCTGCGTTCGCCGTTGCTGCATTGATGTGGTTTTCGACCGGTCAGGTCTGGGCCACGGGCGGAATCTCGATCGCAAGTCCCGGCGGCGGCAGCGTCCATGGGCTCGTCATAGGAATCGACGCGTATCAGCAGGTCCGCCCTCTGAAGGGTGCCGTGGCCGACGCACGTGACGTCGAGGCGTCGCTGAAGGGAATGGGCGTCACTGACGTCACGGTGCTCGTCGATGCCCAGGCATCGCGCGCAGCGGTGCTTCGCGAAATGAATGCGCTGCTGCAAAGAACCAAAAGCAATGACGTCATCTTCCTCTCGATAGCCGGACACGGCGCACAGGAGCCCGAGCGCATCAAGGGCTCCGAACCAGATGGCATGGAGAACGTTTTTCTTCTGCCCGATTTCGCGCCTACGGCCGCAGGATCCGTGCAGCGAATCCTGGCAAGCGAGTTCAATCATTTCATTAAGCAGTTCGAAATGCGCGGCGCCAAAGTTGTGTTCGTTGCAGATACCTGCCATGGGGGCGGAATGGCGCGCGAGATTGATCCCCGCGCAGAGGAAATGAGCTTCCGCCAGGTTCCCCGCTATACGCTGCTGGTCGACAAGCTCCAGCCGGTGTCGGACAAGAGCGATCCGCGGAGCGAGTTCGACTTCGACCGTACTGCGTTCCTAGCCGCAGTCGACCGCAGCACCAAAGCGCCGGAAGTCCGAATTCCCGGCATCAGCGGTCTGCGCGGCGCACTGAGCTACGCCGTCGCGCGTGCCATCGAGGGCGGCGCGGACACCAATCACGATGGGCGCATCACAGTGAGCGAATTGTTCGCTAACGTTCGTCAGGTCGTGTATCAACTATCCGATCAACGCCAGAATATCGTGACCGTCACATCGCCCGGCCAGTCGCCTGACTCTGATGTGGTTTTCGACCTCACCCGAGGCGTGGTCTTGATGCAGGCGCCCAATAGCCCCCTCCATCCACCAATGCAGCTCCTGCACCGTCGCTTGGGCCCCCGCGCCGCCCGCAGGCAACGGCTTCACACAGGAACGCATCGCAGCGCCGATCCGGCTTGCAGTTCTGGATGGCTCGACATCAGCGCTGCCGGATGTGAAGTCACGCGACGTCACGATCGAATCCGTTCAACCAACTGA
- a CDS encoding serine/threonine-protein kinase, translating into MIGAGGMGEIYKSHEIQTGAAVAIKMLLPDVADNEISLALFRREAAALHHLPHDAIVRYFLFTVEPVLQRPYLAMEFVDGRSLSDMLLEGPLPFEQLGKLLRRVASGFQAAHERGIVHRDVSPDNIIVPHGDVTKAKIIDFGIARSTQGGDPTIIGSGFAGKENYVSPEQVGLYGGDITPKSDIYSLGLVLYYAACGQKLDMGGSQFDLVEKRRQIPNLDAVDARFRPLLRQMLEPDPAKRLASMEEITTQTFGAAEPAQTFKRATADASSPSSPVAGARKVPTWLIAAGAATLIAAGVVAYAVYSTNDADAPSLDAPQLSPGSAAPRPKSPPPSMRRMQVRRSHARPL; encoded by the coding sequence ATGATCGGCGCCGGCGGCATGGGCGAGATCTATAAATCCCATGAGATCCAGACCGGTGCCGCCGTCGCCATCAAGATGCTGCTCCCGGACGTCGCCGACAACGAAATCTCGCTGGCTCTCTTCCGTCGCGAAGCGGCGGCCCTGCACCATCTCCCGCACGACGCCATCGTGCGATATTTCCTGTTTACAGTGGAGCCGGTGTTGCAGCGGCCCTATCTGGCAATGGAGTTTGTTGACGGGCGGTCGCTCTCGGACATGCTGCTGGAGGGCCCGCTACCATTCGAACAACTGGGGAAGTTGCTGCGTCGCGTCGCTTCAGGATTTCAGGCTGCGCATGAACGCGGAATCGTTCACCGGGATGTCTCGCCCGACAATATCATCGTTCCGCATGGAGACGTCACGAAGGCCAAGATCATCGATTTTGGCATCGCCCGGTCGACCCAGGGCGGTGACCCGACGATCATCGGCTCCGGCTTCGCCGGAAAGGAGAATTACGTCTCGCCGGAGCAGGTCGGCTTGTACGGCGGCGACATCACGCCAAAATCGGACATCTACAGCCTTGGCCTCGTGCTTTACTATGCCGCCTGCGGGCAGAAACTGGACATGGGCGGCAGTCAGTTCGATCTCGTCGAGAAGCGGCGGCAAATTCCCAATCTCGATGCTGTCGACGCACGCTTTCGACCCTTGTTGCGTCAAATGCTGGAACCCGATCCGGCCAAGCGCCTGGCTTCCATGGAGGAGATCACAACCCAGACGTTCGGCGCAGCGGAGCCGGCGCAAACATTCAAACGCGCAACAGCCGATGCGAGCAGTCCGTCATCGCCCGTCGCCGGCGCACGGAAGGTTCCGACCTGGCTCATTGCAGCCGGTGCCGCCACGCTCATCGCCGCGGGCGTGGTGGCCTATGCGGTTTATTCGACTAACGATGCCGACGCGCCCTCGCTGGACGCACCTCAGCTCAGTCCGGGCTCCGCGGCTCCGCGACCCAAGTCGCCTCCCCCATCAATGCGCCGGATGCAGGTCCGCCGATCGCACGCACGCCCCCTTTGA
- a CDS encoding DUF4384 domain-containing protein: protein MKSRDVTIESVQPTDNPDLIWDPSSQDVIAWGDVVAFKVDPTDLASVVDRTAAIRDLKKFATRSPQIMRVSPDDRQHRSNQTIDIDISDVNNRAVLLFNVSGDGTIQMLYPIGSDASLNQSANLRLPLRVREPFGAEQVVAITSQQRMAELESLLLHLNRRRAPGQVIQAIARYAPPDARIGSIGFFSVP, encoded by the coding sequence GTGAAGTCACGCGACGTCACGATCGAATCCGTTCAACCAACTGACAACCCTGATCTCATCTGGGACCCTTCATCGCAGGATGTCATCGCTTGGGGTGACGTTGTCGCATTCAAGGTGGACCCAACAGACCTTGCATCCGTTGTCGATCGCACCGCTGCGATCCGCGACCTCAAGAAGTTCGCGACGCGTTCGCCACAGATAATGCGGGTTTCCCCGGATGACCGGCAACATCGCAGCAATCAGACCATCGACATCGATATATCTGACGTGAATAACCGCGCCGTGCTCTTGTTCAATGTATCGGGAGACGGCACGATCCAGATGCTTTACCCGATAGGCTCTGATGCCTCGCTCAACCAGTCAGCGAATTTGCGCCTGCCGCTGCGAGTCCGGGAACCTTTTGGCGCCGAGCAGGTCGTCGCAATCACGTCGCAGCAGCGCATGGCAGAACTGGAGAGCCTCTTGTTGCATCTCAACCGGCGACGGGCGCCGGGACAGGTGATTCAAGCCATTGCTCGCTATGCTCCGCCTGATGCGCGCATTGGCTCGATCGGCTTCTTTTCTGTTCCCTAG